A single Paenibacillus sp. FSL R5-0517 DNA region contains:
- a CDS encoding response regulator codes for MRVILVDDEYLALSRLNKLLKEREDCEVIGSFLTAQEAIDQIGIHLPEIVFMDVQMPGMNGIEATERVHEVSPGTEVIFTTAYNEHALTAYGLEVLDYIMKPVTRDRLEKTMKMYQRRMVPATLNTAEGPSMVIRCLGMLQVQLHPNEPPKLMKFRTTKIRELFAYLLHHRNKPIKRDTLLELLWPELDERRGISNLHSGIHRLRSMMNEFMGEDKIFIRYQQFGYLLETGEFRIDAEEWENRLHLLPLLSSSTVVEHRQTSDQYEGKYYGEDDYVWAELERQRLHALWRNHAMQLAQYYIELGQHTEALTLYHRVQQFEPSLEQVGLALMKTYDQLGNKDPVIAQYNQLVTALEQEAGLRPGLEVELWYQQWKQSNM; via the coding sequence GAATATCTCGCTCTGAGCAGGTTGAACAAACTGTTGAAAGAGAGAGAGGATTGCGAAGTGATCGGCTCTTTTCTGACGGCACAAGAAGCTATCGATCAGATCGGAATTCATCTGCCGGAAATCGTCTTCATGGACGTACAGATGCCGGGGATGAACGGGATTGAGGCGACCGAACGGGTTCATGAGGTTTCCCCTGGAACAGAGGTTATTTTTACAACAGCTTATAACGAACATGCATTGACGGCCTACGGGCTTGAAGTGCTGGACTATATCATGAAGCCTGTAACGCGTGACCGTTTGGAAAAAACGATGAAGATGTATCAACGCCGAATGGTGCCTGCAACTCTGAATACAGCAGAAGGGCCATCCATGGTCATCCGCTGTCTGGGAATGCTTCAGGTCCAACTGCACCCGAACGAGCCGCCCAAACTTATGAAGTTCAGAACAACCAAGATCAGAGAGTTATTTGCCTATTTACTCCACCATCGGAACAAACCGATTAAACGGGATACGCTACTTGAGCTATTGTGGCCCGAGTTGGATGAGCGGAGAGGCATATCCAATCTGCATAGTGGCATCCATCGCTTACGCAGCATGATGAACGAATTCATGGGAGAAGACAAAATTTTTATTCGCTATCAGCAGTTTGGTTATCTTCTGGAGACGGGAGAATTCAGAATTGACGCGGAAGAATGGGAGAATCGGCTGCACCTATTGCCTTTATTATCTTCTTCCACAGTAGTCGAACATCGGCAGACCTCAGATCAGTATGAAGGCAAATATTATGGCGAGGACGATTACGTATGGGCCGAGCTGGAGCGTCAGCGGCTGCATGCACTTTGGCGTAACCACGCCATGCAGCTTGCACAATACTATATTGAGCTTGGACAGCACACGGAAGCACTCACGTTATATCATCGGGTACAGCAATTCGAGCCATCATTGGAACAAGTTGGACTGGCGTTAATGAAGACTTATGATCAATTAGGTAATAAAGATCCCGTGATCGCACAATACAATCAGTTGGTTACTGCATTAGAACAAGAGGCGGGCCTCCGTCCTGGGTTGGAAGTGGAGTTGTGGTACCAGCAATGGAAACAATCAAATATGTAA
- a CDS encoding AraC family transcriptional regulator, which yields MDTLRQLNEALNYMEEHLTDALNMKEISRIACCSEYHFTRMFSFLSGVTLSEYIRRRRLTLAAMELSQSDSKIIDIALKYGYTSPDSFTRAFQSLHGTTPSEARHHGPSLKAFPRMTFQLTIQGGNEMNYRIEDKEAFRIVGISKRVPIVFNGVNPEIAAMYQQLTPDLIDTIKWASNVQPLGLISASAHFSEGRMTEQGELDHYIGAATTKETPEGLTQLKVPASTWAVFTIVGPFPDTLQEVWGRIYAEWFPSSDYELSEGPEMLWNEHKDVTVEQYKSEIWIPVRKR from the coding sequence ATGGATACGTTGAGACAGTTAAATGAAGCCTTGAATTACATGGAAGAACATCTGACGGACGCCCTGAATATGAAGGAGATTTCCCGAATTGCCTGCTGCTCGGAGTATCATTTTACACGTATGTTCTCTTTTCTTAGTGGTGTAACGCTCTCGGAATATATTCGGCGTCGCCGCTTGACACTTGCGGCTATGGAGTTAAGTCAAAGTGACAGCAAAATTATTGATATTGCGCTGAAATACGGGTATACATCGCCCGATTCTTTCACTAGGGCATTTCAAAGCTTGCATGGCACTACGCCCTCCGAAGCGCGGCACCATGGTCCATCTCTTAAAGCCTTCCCGCGGATGACATTTCAACTGACCATTCAAGGAGGAAACGAAATGAACTACCGTATTGAAGACAAAGAGGCTTTTCGAATCGTGGGTATAAGTAAAAGGGTGCCGATCGTATTCAATGGGGTGAATCCGGAGATCGCTGCGATGTACCAGCAGCTTACACCGGATTTAATTGATACAATTAAGTGGGCATCGAACGTCCAGCCTCTGGGCTTAATTAGTGCTTCTGCCCATTTCAGTGAGGGGCGTATGACGGAACAGGGAGAACTGGATCATTACATTGGCGCAGCTACGACCAAAGAAACGCCTGAAGGTCTGACACAGCTTAAGGTTCCTGCTTCGACGTGGGCCGTATTTACGATCGTGGGTCCTTTCCCTGACACGCTTCAGGAGGTCTGGGGCCGGATCTACGCAGAGTGGTTTCCTTCATCGGACTATGAGCTGAGTGAGGGTCCTGAAATGTTATGGAATGAGCACAAGGATGTTACTGTTGAGCAATATAAAAGCGAGATTTGGATACCTGTTCGGAAGAGATGA
- a CDS encoding S-layer homology domain-containing protein encodes MKVFKAIKISFLAFVVLLSTISSLFAPVASAADGNIYVSSTGSDIDGTGTEEAPVATIEKALEKVDATGTIILQTNIIQESTLAISSAGKNMTITSAEGHTYSIIRGESFVNGNLIQISGGNRANSVTFEKIIIDGNHVSTNGQIYGISSAGGTVNFKEAEIKNHIVKASASQPATVISTSGGSSMVVIQEGTIIHDNKVSGNVKENPPSVLSAGSGGSLVIEDGLITDNEISDGNGVIIGVGLYQSPNFRMTGGKITGNKLLGTELSEGETIGNVAVYMRGSAADARFDFGGTAYVYDNFNTDGNQRNVYLKNTTATGSAYLTLVGPMQLGSKVGVYAKIMPDESTNPVVDIAIGRAPYQAVAEDYTFFVSDINTTAAVAYDDVANKVVLTYRMPVNLDISEPNEGDIVGAQPTLSGTVTVGATVVVTLVNHLDPTNSIVGEAIVHEDGSWEFKPSSQVIGGDYTLKVTATKNGVSVGPVARDIVVVNKSVLHSKYNDVIGETLEESAYTEESWVALDDAMNEAERVLNDPTATQTQVDQALQDLTDARNGLIPTTSVPVVDKSALQAKVIEITDENLEESAYTPGSWVALDNAMNEAERVLNDPTATQAQVDQALQDLTDARTGLTKVIGNDTSTLQTLIPSTGSLSPAFDPAKDTYTISVPNSVYQFQLTPTALDPLAKIEIAVGDGEWNEVTSGSASENLSLQVGGNIIVVKVTDSLGHVTEYKINVNRASSDNGNNGGGNNGGGGNTGGNSGSTPAPTPAPVPTPTPAPVKDNLETTRDGSHQPFATSKPSDNKETLVQVDPAKLKDAMSQGTGQQFAIHSPNDGDMKVDGLTLETLKQLVDQGSKLNISNPLAIYPVPGGKMDLNGVSGQLGNAALNDIDVHIDIARSSDTLIDSAETRAASQGYELLVTPVDLDLTFSKDGQTVRSGQLNGYAPKYIALPEGIDPNRITTGVIINPDGSIFHVPTVVTKIDSRYYALINDLRSSGSYSVIWNPQDFEDARSHWGKIDVNNIAARLDLKGNGDNTFSPNRQVTRSEFAEIVVLGLGLMRQDAPQNLFPDVNNSAWFRNAVSLANEFGIVRGYDNGNFYGNQEITREQGFAMVARAYRLIEPDAAISPNQMNSELERYSDAADVSKWAKEDVAQLIAAGIIQGNGPEVLSPKTTMTRAEVTALIARMLKVTNLIDQ; translated from the coding sequence TTGAAAGTATTTAAGGCTATAAAAATATCATTTTTGGCTTTTGTGGTCCTATTGTCAACCATATCGTCGCTGTTTGCTCCGGTAGCAAGCGCAGCTGATGGAAATATCTACGTATCGTCGACAGGAAGCGATATCGATGGCACGGGCACGGAAGAAGCGCCGGTGGCAACAATAGAAAAGGCACTTGAGAAGGTCGATGCTACAGGAACGATAATCCTGCAAACTAACATCATTCAGGAGTCCACATTGGCGATCTCTTCTGCCGGGAAGAATATGACAATAACCTCTGCTGAGGGCCATACTTACTCCATTATACGTGGTGAGAGTTTTGTTAATGGAAACTTGATTCAGATCAGTGGTGGGAATAGAGCGAATAGTGTAACTTTTGAGAAAATCATTATAGATGGCAATCACGTAAGCACCAACGGCCAGATATATGGAATCAGTAGTGCGGGCGGAACAGTGAATTTTAAAGAGGCTGAGATTAAAAATCACATCGTGAAAGCGAGCGCTAGTCAGCCTGCAACCGTTATATCCACTAGCGGGGGGAGTTCGATGGTTGTCATCCAAGAGGGCACCATCATTCATGACAACAAGGTATCGGGAAATGTAAAAGAGAACCCTCCTTCGGTACTAAGTGCTGGTTCAGGAGGCTCTCTGGTCATTGAGGATGGCCTGATTACGGATAATGAAATTTCAGATGGAAATGGAGTCATTATTGGGGTAGGACTATATCAAAGTCCTAACTTTAGGATGACCGGAGGCAAGATAACGGGCAACAAGTTGTTGGGAACCGAATTAAGCGAAGGTGAAACAATAGGGAATGTTGCTGTGTATATGCGGGGAAGTGCCGCCGATGCTCGTTTTGATTTCGGAGGAACAGCCTACGTCTACGATAATTTTAATACCGATGGGAACCAACGTAATGTGTACCTGAAGAATACGACAGCTACCGGTAGTGCTTATCTGACCTTGGTTGGTCCTATGCAATTGGGATCGAAGGTTGGCGTGTATGCCAAGATCATGCCTGATGAAAGTACGAATCCGGTGGTCGACATTGCGATAGGTCGGGCCCCGTATCAAGCAGTGGCAGAAGATTACACATTCTTTGTATCTGATATCAATACGACGGCAGCGGTTGCATATGATGATGTGGCCAATAAGGTTGTCTTGACTTACCGAATGCCGGTTAACTTGGACATTAGTGAACCTAATGAAGGGGATATTGTAGGTGCTCAGCCAACATTAAGCGGTACAGTTACAGTGGGTGCAACAGTAGTTGTAACACTTGTCAACCACCTGGATCCGACTAATTCCATTGTGGGCGAAGCAATTGTTCACGAGGATGGAAGTTGGGAATTTAAACCTTCTTCTCAAGTGATTGGCGGAGACTATACATTGAAAGTTACGGCGACTAAAAATGGCGTCTCTGTCGGACCAGTAGCAAGGGACATCGTTGTGGTGAATAAGTCAGTTTTACACAGCAAATATAATGATGTTATCGGTGAGACCCTAGAAGAGTCAGCCTATACGGAAGAGAGTTGGGTAGCACTCGATGATGCGATGAACGAAGCAGAGCGAGTATTGAATGATCCGACAGCGACCCAAACGCAGGTAGATCAGGCGCTTCAAGACTTGACTGATGCAAGAAACGGCCTAATCCCTACAACATCTGTACCCGTTGTAGATAAATCAGCTTTGCAAGCGAAAGTAATTGAAATTACAGATGAAAACCTGGAAGAGTCAGCCTATACGCCAGGCAGCTGGGTAGCACTCGATAATGCGATGAACGAAGCAGAGCGAGTGTTGAATGATCCAACGGCAACCCAAGCACAGGTAGATCAGGCGCTTCAAGATCTAACTGATGCGAGAACGGGTCTTACCAAAGTGATTGGTAATGACACATCAACGCTGCAAACGTTGATCCCATCCACAGGAAGCTTATCTCCGGCCTTTGATCCGGCTAAAGACACGTACACCATCTCTGTGCCGAATAGCGTATATCAATTCCAGTTAACGCCAACGGCACTTGATCCACTTGCGAAGATTGAAATAGCGGTTGGAGATGGAGAATGGAACGAGGTTACAAGTGGTAGTGCCAGTGAGAATTTATCGCTTCAAGTTGGCGGAAATATCATTGTTGTTAAAGTCACAGATTCACTTGGCCATGTTACGGAGTACAAAATCAACGTAAACAGAGCATCCAGTGACAATGGTAACAATGGTGGAGGCAATAATGGCGGTGGTGGTAATACGGGCGGCAACAGTGGAAGTACGCCAGCACCTACACCTGCGCCAGTACCAACGCCAACTCCGGCACCCGTGAAGGATAATCTGGAAACAACCCGGGATGGCAGTCATCAACCATTTGCTACATCCAAACCATCTGACAACAAAGAAACATTGGTTCAAGTTGATCCAGCCAAGCTGAAAGATGCCATGTCACAAGGCACAGGTCAGCAATTCGCCATTCATTCGCCGAATGATGGGGATATGAAGGTGGATGGATTAACCCTTGAAACACTGAAACAATTAGTAGATCAAGGTTCCAAACTAAACATCAGCAATCCGCTGGCAATCTATCCGGTACCTGGCGGTAAAATGGACTTGAATGGTGTATCTGGACAGCTTGGTAATGCAGCATTGAATGATATTGATGTCCATATCGATATCGCACGTTCATCGGATACGTTGATTGACAGCGCCGAAACGAGAGCCGCATCCCAAGGATACGAGCTACTTGTCACACCGGTTGATCTGGATCTCACCTTCTCAAAAGATGGACAAACGGTTCGATCCGGTCAGCTGAACGGCTATGCACCGAAGTATATTGCACTTCCGGAAGGGATCGATCCGAACCGGATTACAACAGGCGTAATCATCAACCCGGACGGTAGCATCTTCCATGTACCAACGGTTGTCACCAAGATCGATAGTCGTTACTATGCACTCATTAATGACTTGCGCAGTAGCGGAAGTTATTCAGTTATCTGGAATCCGCAGGATTTTGAAGATGCCAGATCCCATTGGGGCAAAATTGATGTGAACAACATCGCTGCGAGATTAGATCTGAAAGGTAACGGAGATAACACGTTCTCCCCGAACCGTCAGGTTACTCGTTCTGAGTTTGCCGAGATTGTAGTACTTGGACTGGGCTTAATGCGTCAGGATGCACCACAGAATCTATTCCCTGACGTTAACAATTCGGCATGGTTCCGCAATGCGGTATCCCTTGCGAATGAATTCGGTATCGTTCGCGGTTACGATAATGGAAACTTCTACGGTAATCAGGAAATCACACGTGAGCAGGGATTTGCCATGGTGGCTCGTGCTTATCGTCTGATTGAACCGGATGCGGCAATCAGCCCGAATCAGATGAACTCTGAACTGGAACGTTACAGTGATGCAGCAGATGTATCGAAATGGGCGAAAGAAGATGTAGCCCAGTTGATTGCAGCGGGAATCATCCAAGGGAACGGACCGGAAGTTCTGAGTCCGAAGACCACAATGACCCGTGCTGAGGTCACTGCATTGATTGCAAGAATGTTGAAAGTAACCAACTTGATTGATCAATAA
- a CDS encoding SMI1/KNR4 family protein, whose product MRDDLLVQLQEWHEEDEFQEIVDAIQAIPVEERDYELVNHLGRALNNLERYEEAVEQFLTVAKEGTGDPLWHYRIGLAYYYLEQYAHALQAFERADQLDPEDEDTLEFLEWIRSKMEEESSEELLEESVDESVSPDPSVSEISTAPFSVSHLEPTGFWNDSAEAVDQYVLAPPTDGQIESVEEQLVFKLPTSYINMMKLHNGGVPHYRYYPVSQAEAAKKVRVEIAGILGIGREKAHSLGGEAGSRFIIEQGGYPEIGVVVCECSSESEVVMLDYRESGNAGEPEVVHVDKNENYKITWLAPNFETFIQGLLNEEHQPANLQGVL is encoded by the coding sequence ATGAGAGACGATCTGTTGGTTCAATTGCAAGAGTGGCATGAAGAAGATGAATTTCAGGAAATTGTAGATGCAATTCAAGCGATTCCTGTGGAAGAAAGGGATTATGAGCTGGTTAACCATCTGGGCCGAGCGCTGAATAACCTGGAACGGTATGAAGAAGCGGTTGAACAATTCCTGACGGTTGCCAAAGAAGGCACAGGCGACCCACTCTGGCATTATCGGATTGGACTGGCTTATTACTATCTGGAGCAATATGCGCATGCGCTGCAAGCGTTCGAAAGAGCGGATCAATTGGACCCTGAGGATGAAGATACGCTGGAGTTTCTGGAATGGATTCGAAGCAAAATGGAGGAGGAATCCTCAGAGGAACTCTTAGAGGAATCCGTAGATGAATCGGTGAGTCCCGACCCATCTGTCTCTGAGATCTCAACCGCACCTTTTAGTGTTAGCCATCTGGAACCAACGGGTTTTTGGAATGACAGTGCTGAAGCCGTGGACCAATATGTGCTGGCCCCACCTACTGATGGACAGATCGAGTCAGTAGAGGAGCAGCTAGTGTTCAAGTTGCCAACATCCTACATTAACATGATGAAATTACATAATGGTGGTGTTCCCCACTATCGGTATTATCCTGTTAGCCAGGCAGAGGCTGCCAAGAAGGTCCGCGTTGAGATCGCGGGAATACTGGGTATTGGACGGGAGAAGGCACACTCGTTAGGTGGTGAAGCGGGCAGCCGGTTTATCATCGAGCAGGGGGGTTACCCCGAAATCGGTGTTGTTGTATGTGAGTGCTCTTCCGAATCTGAGGTGGTGATGCTGGATTATCGTGAATCCGGCAATGCAGGTGAGCCCGAGGTTGTACATGTGGATAAAAATGAAAACTACAAGATCACTTGGCTTGCGCCCAATTTTGAAACCTTTATCCAAGGTCTGTTGAATGAGGAACATCAACCTGCAAACCTTCAAGGTGTACTGTAA
- a CDS encoding rhamnogalacturonan lyase B N-terminal domain-containing protein, with the protein MTQRFVKKGIGMFLLIVMFSTILVFPASTSHAATIQVTDNGSRIEVNTGSGLVYVVNKTNGDIISAKMNGTELNSNRGSHIGSGLGSSANVTWNKSPSGSTVLITVSTNTLTHYYASRGGENIIYMATHITAQPSIGELRYIFRGNGSVLTGVPANSNNRGNTGAIESQDVFGFANGQSASKYYGNDQAKDLSVRGVTGNGVGVFMAYGNREKSSGGPFFRDIQFQSGTETEVYNYMNSGHAQTENWRLGLHGPYALIFTTGGTPSVPDFSWMSGLNLQGWVSSRGNVVLNGLSGMDTGYAYTIGFANSNAQYWVGTSSSGAAAKYSMIPGTYTMTAYKGELAVYTETVNVTAGQTTTLNTRTINNDPSQASNIWRIGNWDGTPREFLNGQTIPIRHPSDSRNPSWGPVTYATGSATNRFPAIQFRGQNSPTTITFNLNASQAASTHTLNIGITAAYNNGRPSVTVNGHALTNPAASSQPNSRSFTIGTYRGNNTTFSWNVPASYFVNGSNTITITPISGSSDLGNWLSAGWVYDCVELLN; encoded by the coding sequence GTGACTCAACGTTTCGTTAAAAAGGGAATAGGTATGTTTTTACTCATCGTCATGTTTTCCACGATTCTGGTTTTCCCTGCCTCCACAAGCCATGCAGCCACCATCCAAGTCACAGACAACGGCTCCAGAATTGAAGTGAACACCGGTTCGGGATTAGTCTATGTAGTGAACAAAACGAATGGTGATATCATATCGGCCAAAATGAACGGCACGGAGCTGAACAGCAATAGGGGATCACATATTGGCTCGGGGTTGGGATCTTCTGCAAATGTAACGTGGAATAAATCACCTTCGGGTTCAACGGTGTTAATTACCGTTTCCACCAACACATTGACTCACTATTATGCTTCGCGTGGTGGCGAGAACATCATATACATGGCAACGCATATCACGGCTCAACCTTCGATTGGAGAGTTACGGTACATTTTCCGCGGTAATGGGAGTGTGTTGACAGGTGTGCCGGCGAATTCTAACAACCGGGGTAATACTGGAGCGATTGAAAGTCAGGATGTGTTCGGGTTTGCCAATGGACAGTCTGCCTCCAAATATTATGGTAATGATCAGGCCAAAGACTTATCCGTTCGTGGAGTGACGGGTAATGGCGTTGGTGTATTTATGGCCTACGGCAATCGGGAAAAAAGCTCTGGCGGCCCATTCTTCCGTGACATCCAGTTCCAAAGTGGAACGGAGACGGAAGTCTATAATTATATGAACTCGGGCCATGCACAAACGGAAAATTGGCGCCTGGGTCTGCACGGACCATACGCTCTGATCTTCACCACAGGGGGGACGCCAAGTGTACCTGATTTCAGTTGGATGTCTGGTCTGAATCTGCAGGGCTGGGTATCCAGTCGGGGGAACGTGGTGCTTAATGGTCTCTCCGGGATGGATACAGGGTACGCGTACACGATTGGGTTCGCCAATAGCAATGCTCAGTATTGGGTGGGTACCTCTTCAAGTGGGGCAGCCGCCAAATATAGCATGATTCCAGGGACATACACCATGACAGCCTATAAGGGAGAACTGGCGGTATATACGGAAACGGTTAATGTCACGGCAGGCCAAACGACGACGCTGAATACACGTACGATCAACAATGATCCGAGTCAAGCCTCCAACATCTGGCGAATCGGTAACTGGGATGGTACACCACGGGAGTTCCTGAATGGACAGACCATTCCGATCCGTCACCCGTCCGATAGTCGTAATCCAAGCTGGGGGCCTGTCACCTATGCAACGGGCAGCGCGACCAATCGATTCCCGGCAATCCAATTCCGTGGTCAGAATTCACCAACCACAATAACATTTAACTTGAACGCATCTCAAGCAGCATCTACTCATACGCTCAACATCGGAATTACCGCAGCCTATAATAATGGCAGACCTAGCGTAACGGTTAATGGACATGCATTAACCAACCCTGCCGCTTCTTCACAGCCCAATTCTCGTAGCTTCACGATTGGTACCTATCGTGGTAACAACACAACGTTTAGCTGGAATGTCCCAGCATCTTACTTCGTGAATGGTTCCAATACGATCACCATTACACCGATCAGTGGTTCCAGTGATTTGGGGAACTGGTTAAGTGCAGGTTGGGTTTACGATTGTGTGGAGTTACTGAATTAA
- a CDS encoding TerD family protein, with protein MNNTIYLRRANKLIIEPNEGKQQLPKTHLATALKNIETLGYTFSDELMQAMRQLSKEQFETVYIQLVADLRVMVGAHVKYTPMYAGFPMQVMQADEAELYLNAIIHYLTNLTVVYTDQPSVERMPLLEKTDLKVIGLGNKQAFQTLIRQIIEAKGSISETDKKDIDTVLEHADPSEVDAILPAEIPFKENVGFVVSSLLKHEKANIDRIGPYFKTASDVLRLAVAWSDGDVSLAAASPFRRFKRRERRLLLGLLEQCGSITEDMLRYKDRWIRLGEILHPSEYKLRYPRCDEAFDILRNNKPYSTFNGSVELAFQYRNVWSLIDLLSQRPGEFARKLDHMLRITEDEAYVLLAFGEVAAQVSTPVLLQVRQHFAQRNEASDLRVFFPKGNVAKAFGIPNELPELDEAVCQEVVELCEQALITRFSDFPSLGKTYIDERLQHYLVPFSQRSASKALRTIVRGSRIPMGEGNTIRFFSWWKEGEVDGTPTGRVDIDLSAVMYDEKWNYVEHISYTNLRSVKYKAAHSGDIVTAPHGASEFIDLHIPSIVDYGGRYVVTTLHSFTSHPYCNLPECFAGWMMRKKPGSGEIYEPATVQNKIDITADTQIAIPVILDLVERTIIWTDLALTRYPDYHNNVEGNQKGIVLMGKAMTTLRKPDLYDMFMLHAKARGELVDTKDQADTIYAVDEGVTPYDIEQIMAEYLA; from the coding sequence ATGAACAATACGATCTATTTGCGCAGAGCGAACAAACTCATCATTGAACCCAACGAAGGGAAGCAACAGTTGCCGAAGACACACCTGGCGACTGCCCTCAAGAATATTGAAACGCTCGGATACACCTTCTCGGATGAGTTAATGCAGGCGATGCGGCAGCTGTCCAAGGAACAATTTGAAACCGTATATATTCAACTTGTGGCTGATCTGAGAGTCATGGTCGGCGCACATGTGAAGTACACACCGATGTATGCAGGATTCCCGATGCAGGTGATGCAAGCGGATGAAGCGGAGTTATACCTTAATGCGATTATTCATTATCTGACCAACTTAACTGTCGTCTATACGGATCAACCATCTGTGGAGAGAATGCCTTTGCTGGAGAAGACGGACTTGAAAGTCATTGGTTTGGGAAACAAACAAGCCTTCCAGACACTCATTCGTCAGATCATTGAAGCGAAAGGTTCCATCTCGGAAACAGACAAGAAAGATATCGATACCGTGTTGGAGCATGCAGATCCAAGTGAAGTGGATGCGATTCTGCCCGCCGAGATTCCGTTCAAAGAAAATGTAGGCTTCGTGGTCTCCTCGCTGCTGAAGCATGAAAAGGCGAACATCGACCGGATCGGTCCATATTTCAAAACGGCAAGTGATGTTCTGCGTCTGGCTGTTGCCTGGTCTGACGGTGATGTCAGTCTCGCTGCGGCGTCTCCCTTCCGGAGGTTCAAACGGCGCGAGCGACGCCTTTTGCTTGGATTATTGGAGCAATGTGGCTCCATCACGGAGGATATGCTGCGATATAAGGATCGCTGGATTCGCCTTGGCGAAATTCTGCATCCTTCGGAATATAAGCTTCGGTATCCACGATGCGATGAAGCCTTTGATATTTTGCGTAATAATAAGCCTTATTCGACCTTCAACGGAAGTGTGGAGCTTGCCTTCCAATATCGAAATGTATGGAGTCTAATCGATCTGTTGTCGCAGCGTCCAGGTGAATTTGCGAGAAAACTGGATCACATGCTGCGGATAACTGAAGATGAAGCGTATGTACTGCTGGCCTTTGGTGAAGTGGCTGCACAGGTATCCACACCCGTGTTATTGCAGGTGAGACAGCATTTCGCACAGCGGAATGAAGCCTCGGATTTGCGGGTCTTTTTTCCGAAAGGCAATGTAGCAAAGGCTTTTGGCATCCCGAATGAGCTGCCGGAGCTTGACGAGGCGGTCTGTCAGGAAGTCGTGGAATTGTGCGAGCAGGCCTTGATTACACGGTTCTCTGACTTCCCATCACTCGGAAAAACGTATATAGATGAACGTCTCCAGCATTATCTGGTTCCTTTTTCACAACGATCCGCGAGCAAAGCTCTGCGAACCATTGTGCGTGGAAGCCGCATCCCGATGGGTGAAGGAAACACGATACGTTTCTTCAGCTGGTGGAAAGAGGGCGAAGTGGACGGCACACCTACGGGGCGTGTAGATATTGACTTGTCGGCGGTCATGTATGACGAGAAATGGAATTACGTTGAACATATCTCCTATACCAATCTGCGATCAGTCAAATACAAAGCGGCTCATAGTGGGGATATTGTGACTGCACCACATGGTGCAAGTGAATTCATTGATCTGCATATCCCCTCCATCGTGGATTATGGCGGACGCTATGTGGTGACGACATTGCACTCCTTCACCAGCCATCCGTACTGTAACTTGCCGGAATGTTTTGCAGGCTGGATGATGCGCAAGAAGCCCGGTTCAGGCGAAATCTATGAACCAGCTACCGTCCAGAACAAAATTGATATCACTGCCGACACCCAGATTGCCATTCCTGTTATTCTCGATCTGGTTGAGCGAACAATCATCTGGACGGATCTGGCACTGACCAGATATCCGGACTACCACAATAATGTCGAGGGAAATCAGAAGGGCATTGTGCTGATGGGCAAAGCAATGACCACATTACGCAAACCTGACCTGTATGACATGTTCATGCTGCACGCCAAGGCGAGAGGTGAGCTGGTGGATACGAAGGATCAGGCCGATACCATCTATGCGGTCGATGAAGGCGTGACGCCGTATGATATTGAGCAGATTATGGCGGAGTATCTTGCCTGA